Proteins found in one Sporosarcina sp. FSL K6-3457 genomic segment:
- the tgt gene encoding tRNA guanosine(34) transglycosylase Tgt, which translates to MAAITYEHIKTCKQTGARLGIVHTPHGSFETPAFMPVGTQATVKTMSPEELKDIGAGIILSNTYHLWLRPGHEIIKEAGGLHKFMNWDRPILTDSGGFQVFSLSKFRKIEEEGVHFRHHLNGSKLFLSPEKAMEIQNALGPDIMMAFDECPPFPATYEYMKASVERTSRWAARCLAAHARPDEQALFGIVQGGEFEELRKQSAKDLVALDFPGYAIGGLSVGEPKDIMNRVLEYTTPLLPADKPRYLMGVGSPDSLIDGAIRGIDMFDCVLPTRIARNGTLMTSEGRLVVRNAKYKNDFGPLDKNCDCYACKNYSRAYIHHLIRTEETFGIRLTTHHNLHFLLNLMEQVRDAIRNDRLGDFREEFFESYGFNKPNAKNF; encoded by the coding sequence ATGGCAGCGATCACTTATGAACATATTAAAACTTGTAAACAGACGGGGGCGCGTCTAGGTATTGTCCATACGCCACATGGGTCCTTTGAAACACCGGCATTCATGCCAGTCGGTACACAGGCAACGGTTAAGACGATGTCACCAGAGGAATTAAAAGACATTGGTGCGGGCATTATTTTAAGCAACACGTATCATTTATGGCTTCGTCCAGGCCATGAAATTATTAAAGAAGCGGGCGGCTTGCATAAATTCATGAATTGGGACAGACCTATTTTAACTGATTCAGGCGGTTTCCAAGTTTTTTCACTGAGCAAATTTCGCAAGATTGAAGAGGAAGGTGTTCATTTTAGACATCATTTGAACGGCAGCAAGCTGTTTCTTAGTCCCGAAAAGGCGATGGAAATCCAGAATGCACTCGGGCCGGATATTATGATGGCGTTTGATGAATGTCCACCATTCCCAGCAACGTATGAGTATATGAAGGCAAGTGTTGAGCGTACATCGAGATGGGCGGCACGTTGTTTAGCAGCTCATGCGCGTCCTGATGAACAAGCGTTATTTGGCATTGTCCAAGGAGGCGAGTTTGAGGAATTACGTAAGCAGAGTGCGAAGGATCTTGTCGCACTTGATTTCCCAGGCTATGCGATTGGTGGATTATCTGTTGGTGAGCCGAAGGATATTATGAACCGCGTTCTGGAGTATACGACGCCGCTGTTGCCGGCAGATAAGCCGCGTTACTTAATGGGTGTCGGTTCACCTGATTCACTCATTGACGGTGCGATTCGTGGGATTGATATGTTTGACTGTGTATTGCCAACACGTATTGCACGGAACGGCACATTGATGACGAGTGAAGGACGTTTAGTAGTCCGCAATGCGAAATATAAAAATGATTTCGGTCCACTGGATAAGAACTGTGATTGTTATGCCTGCAAAAATTATAGTCGAGCGTATATCCATCACTTAATCCGGACAGAGGAGACGTTTGGTATCCGCTTGACGACGCATCATAACCTCCATTTCTTGCTCAATTTAATGGAGCAGGTCAGGGATGCGATTCGCAATGATCGCCTCGGCG
- the queA gene encoding tRNA preQ1(34) S-adenosylmethionine ribosyltransferase-isomerase QueA → MDVNDFDFDLPEQLIAQTPLVDRTASRLMVLDKTTGQVDHRQFPDLLDELEAGDIVVLNDTRVLPARLMGVKEDTGATIEVLLLKETGADEWETLVKPAKRVKLGTVVTFGDGRLKAECTGLQAQGGRTFKFIYAGIFYEILDALGQMPLPPYITETLDDQARYQTVFAKERGSAAAPTAGLHFTDDILESIRAKGVDIAFVTLHVGLGTFRPVSVDTIEGHTMHAEYYQVTQETADAINGAKARGGRVIAVGTTSSRTLETIASANDGKIIASSGWTSIFIYPGYTFSIVDGLLTNFHLPKSTLIMLISALATREHILAAYQQAVEEKYRFFSFGDAMFIKPSQRKELQ, encoded by the coding sequence ATGGATGTCAATGATTTTGATTTTGATTTACCAGAACAGCTAATTGCACAGACGCCGCTAGTCGATCGCACGGCAAGTCGGTTGATGGTGCTTGATAAAACGACAGGACAAGTAGATCATCGTCAATTTCCTGACTTATTGGATGAGCTTGAGGCCGGTGATATTGTCGTATTAAATGATACACGTGTTTTGCCAGCACGTCTGATGGGTGTGAAAGAGGACACGGGTGCTACAATTGAAGTACTGTTATTGAAAGAAACAGGGGCTGATGAGTGGGAGACGCTTGTTAAGCCGGCGAAGCGTGTGAAATTGGGAACGGTTGTCACGTTTGGTGATGGACGCTTGAAGGCGGAGTGTACAGGCTTACAGGCGCAAGGAGGACGGACGTTCAAATTCATCTATGCTGGGATTTTTTATGAAATTCTAGATGCACTTGGGCAAATGCCGTTACCGCCGTATATTACAGAAACACTAGATGATCAGGCACGGTATCAGACAGTCTTTGCGAAAGAGCGCGGTTCAGCAGCAGCACCAACAGCGGGGCTGCATTTTACGGATGACATTTTGGAGAGCATACGCGCGAAAGGCGTGGACATTGCCTTTGTCACCTTACATGTGGGATTAGGCACATTCCGTCCAGTCAGTGTCGATACAATTGAAGGACATACGATGCATGCTGAATATTATCAGGTGACACAAGAAACAGCAGATGCTATTAACGGAGCGAAAGCACGCGGTGGTCGTGTCATTGCCGTTGGAACTACTTCGTCTCGAACGTTGGAGACGATTGCTTCGGCAAATGATGGTAAAATCATTGCTAGCAGTGGCTGGACATCAATTTTCATCTATCCGGGCTACACATTTAGTATTGTCGATGGACTATTGACCAACTTCCATTTACCGAAATCGACACTCATTATGTTGATTTCGGCATTGGCAACGCGGGAGCATATTCTCGCAGCATATCAACAGGCGGTTGAGGAAAAGTATCGCTTCTTCAGCTTTGGAGATGCAATGTTCATCAAACCGTCACAAAGGAAGGAATTACAGTAA
- the ruvB gene encoding Holliday junction branch migration DNA helicase RuvB: protein MEERVISGEASNFDERFEQSLRPQFLSQYIGQEKVKDNLGVFIEAARGRSESLDHVLLYGPPGLGKTTLASVIANEMDVNIRMTSGPAIERPGDLAAVVSSLEPGDVLFIDEIHRLNRAIEEVLYPAMEDFCLDIVVGKGPSARSIRLDLPPFTLIGATTRAGALSAPLRDRFGVPLRLEFYEVEPLKEIVVRSAGLFEVAIDEQAAVEIARRSRGTPRIANRLLRRVRDFAQVRGNGNITVSTAQQALEMLQVDSHGLDHIDHKLLTGMIERFRGGPVGIDTISASIGEESVTIEDVYEPYLLQIGFIQRTPRGRVATRLAYDHFGYVVPEHHEQ from the coding sequence ATGGAAGAACGGGTCATTTCGGGGGAAGCATCCAATTTTGATGAGCGCTTTGAACAATCGCTAAGACCACAGTTTCTTAGCCAGTATATCGGGCAGGAAAAAGTGAAGGATAATTTAGGTGTTTTCATCGAGGCAGCAAGAGGGCGCAGTGAGAGCTTGGATCATGTGTTATTGTATGGACCTCCGGGGCTTGGTAAGACGACGCTAGCTAGCGTCATTGCCAATGAAATGGATGTCAACATTCGTATGACGAGTGGTCCGGCAATTGAACGCCCTGGTGATTTAGCGGCGGTTGTTTCTTCGCTTGAGCCAGGTGATGTGTTATTTATAGACGAAATACACAGGCTGAATCGGGCGATTGAAGAGGTGTTGTATCCTGCCATGGAAGACTTTTGTCTCGATATTGTTGTAGGGAAAGGACCTTCTGCTCGGTCGATTCGCTTGGATTTACCACCCTTTACACTAATTGGAGCGACGACGCGTGCAGGTGCCTTGTCGGCGCCTTTACGGGACCGTTTTGGCGTGCCGCTACGCCTTGAGTTTTATGAAGTGGAGCCACTGAAGGAAATTGTTGTGCGTAGTGCAGGTCTTTTTGAGGTAGCGATTGATGAACAGGCTGCGGTGGAAATTGCGCGTCGTTCAAGGGGGACCCCGCGTATCGCCAATCGCTTGTTGCGTCGTGTGCGTGATTTTGCGCAAGTGAGGGGCAATGGTAATATTACGGTTAGTACCGCACAGCAAGCACTTGAAATGCTACAAGTGGATTCGCATGGTTTGGATCATATCGACCATAAATTGTTGACAGGCATGATTGAGCGCTTTCGTGGTGGTCCTGTTGGTATTGATACGATTTCCGCAAGTATTGGTGAGGAATCCGTGACGATTGAGGATGTTTACGAACCGTATTTGTTACAGATTGGTTTTATCCAACGGACGCCGCGTGGACGAGTGGCGACGCGTTTAGCCTATGACCATTTTGGTTATGTAGTTCCAGAGCATCATGAACAGTAA
- the ruvA gene encoding Holliday junction branch migration protein RuvA: MYDYIKGQITRVTPEYITLEQGGIGWLIMTPNPYAFHKTDDIQQVFTYLHVREDIQLLLGFKSLEQRELFKKLITVSGIGPKGALAILASGIPSQVIGAIEREDETFLVQFPGVGKKTARQMILDLKGKLFDLFSEMEMPDDDVTLLTMADNGALDEAILALEALGYSQRELTKVKPKLENEEHDTEGYMKLALKLLLKQ, encoded by the coding sequence ATGTACGACTACATAAAAGGGCAGATTACGCGTGTGACGCCGGAGTACATTACGTTGGAACAAGGTGGCATTGGTTGGCTCATTATGACGCCGAATCCGTATGCGTTTCATAAGACAGATGATATTCAGCAAGTGTTTACTTATTTGCATGTCCGTGAAGATATTCAGTTATTGCTGGGCTTTAAGTCATTGGAGCAACGTGAATTGTTTAAAAAGCTGATTACGGTTTCGGGTATTGGTCCGAAAGGGGCTTTGGCTATTCTTGCAAGCGGTATTCCTTCTCAAGTAATTGGTGCGATTGAACGGGAAGATGAGACGTTTTTGGTTCAGTTCCCGGGCGTTGGTAAAAAGACGGCGCGTCAGATGATTCTAGATTTGAAAGGCAAGCTGTTCGATTTATTCAGCGAAATGGAAATGCCAGACGACGATGTGACACTGCTGACGATGGCGGATAATGGTGCGTTGGATGAAGCGATTTTGGCGCTGGAAGCACTTGGCTATTCACAGCGTGAATTAACGAAAGTGAAGCCGAAATTGGAAAATGAAGAGCATGATACTGAAGGTTATATGAAATTGGCTTTGAAGTTATTGTTGAAACAGTAA
- a CDS encoding ATP-binding protein, producing MIETLLLNVLFLLFPVLIAVIFFENRLTKSNEYILISISSVVLIFCMAFPFTLETGFIFDLRYIPFIIAALFGGYKMVLPLYLVLNSYRFFIGGEGIYHSLIFSTVIFIVVPLLSRRFIQQNGKSRMIYAVVVTFLVTVFYFITLGFHYPNLTSEFWTLTVYALVIHIIVVSIIMSLIEKVIFNVKTRELYFRSERLKDIGDLSASIAHEIRNPLTVTNGFLQLLKGSKTITADEKGYIEFSLKELERAEKIVSDFLTFSKPQSAHMVYASFKDEITYVENIMKPYAKMNQVDIQVHFTNSLKKKYDENQMQQCFINLFKNGIEAMKDTGGTLSIDVVEHKNNIIIKIKDRGVGMSCEEIAQLGKPYYSTKKEGTGLGMLMVYSTICNVKGTIDVESKVGKGTTFLITIPV from the coding sequence TTGATTGAAACATTATTGTTAAATGTCCTATTTTTACTTTTTCCGGTTTTAATAGCGGTCATATTTTTTGAAAATAGATTAACGAAAAGTAATGAATATATACTTATTTCTATTTCGTCTGTCGTACTTATTTTTTGTATGGCCTTCCCATTTACATTGGAAACGGGGTTTATTTTTGATTTAAGGTACATTCCATTTATAATCGCCGCACTTTTTGGTGGCTACAAAATGGTTTTGCCCCTGTACCTCGTACTTAATAGTTATCGGTTTTTTATTGGAGGGGAAGGGATTTATCACTCGCTCATTTTCTCAACGGTTATTTTTATTGTTGTGCCATTGTTGAGTAGAAGGTTTATACAACAAAACGGGAAAAGTAGAATGATCTATGCAGTCGTTGTCACTTTTCTGGTGACGGTATTTTACTTTATTACGTTGGGCTTTCATTATCCCAATTTAACAAGTGAGTTTTGGACATTAACCGTCTATGCGTTAGTCATACATATCATCGTCGTTTCCATTATTATGTCTTTAATAGAAAAGGTTATCTTTAATGTGAAGACCCGTGAACTTTATTTTCGGTCGGAAAGACTAAAGGATATTGGTGATTTGTCAGCAAGTATTGCCCATGAAATAAGAAATCCATTGACGGTCACGAATGGATTTTTACAACTTTTAAAGGGTTCCAAAACGATTACAGCTGACGAAAAGGGCTATATTGAGTTTTCATTAAAAGAATTGGAACGGGCAGAAAAGATTGTTAGTGATTTTTTGACTTTTTCAAAACCCCAATCAGCACATATGGTTTATGCCAGTTTCAAAGATGAAATCACCTATGTAGAAAATATTATGAAACCCTATGCCAAGATGAATCAAGTAGATATACAAGTTCATTTTACAAATTCATTGAAGAAGAAATATGATGAAAATCAAATGCAGCAGTGTTTTATCAATTTATTTAAAAATGGGATTGAAGCGATGAAAGACACTGGTGGGACGCTGTCGATAGATGTTGTGGAACACAAGAATAATATTATTATTAAAATTAAAGATAGGGGAGTAGGTATGTCCTGTGAAGAAATTGCACAACTAGGGAAACCTTATTATTCCACCAAAAAAGAAGGAACGGGTCTTGGTATGTTAATGGTTTACAGTACCATTTGTAATGTGAAAGGGACGATTGATGTAGAAAGTAAAGTAGGGAAAGGGACAACTTTTCTGATTACGATTCCGGTTTGA
- a CDS encoding YebC/PmpR family DNA-binding transcriptional regulator: MAGHSKWKNIQNRKGAQDAKRGKIFQKMSKEIFVAAKSGGPDVALNAALRLAIEKAKSVNVPNDVIKRAIDKATGAGADENYEEVIYEGYGPGGVAVLVYCLTENRNRTAPNVRVAFNKNGGSLGESGSVGYMFDRKGRLFIERTDSTDEDTVMMAALEAGADDIESTEEGFEIVTQPSDFLTVKEALEAEGIVFISAEIEMIPSMYTELSADNEELFDKMLEALEDDDDVQDIYHNAAE, from the coding sequence ATGGCAGGCCATTCCAAGTGGAAGAATATTCAAAACCGTAAAGGTGCACAAGATGCAAAAAGAGGTAAAATTTTTCAAAAGATGTCCAAGGAAATCTTTGTAGCTGCAAAATCGGGCGGACCGGACGTTGCATTGAATGCTGCACTTCGTCTAGCGATTGAAAAGGCGAAAAGTGTGAACGTTCCGAATGACGTTATTAAACGGGCGATTGATAAGGCGACAGGTGCTGGTGCCGATGAGAACTACGAAGAAGTGATCTATGAAGGTTACGGCCCAGGCGGAGTCGCTGTACTTGTGTACTGTCTGACAGAAAACCGTAACCGAACGGCTCCAAATGTACGTGTCGCGTTTAATAAAAACGGCGGCAGTCTTGGAGAAAGTGGTTCAGTCGGTTACATGTTTGACCGCAAAGGACGTCTTTTCATTGAACGGACAGATAGCACCGATGAAGATACAGTGATGATGGCGGCACTTGAAGCAGGTGCGGATGATATCGAATCGACAGAAGAAGGCTTTGAAATTGTCACACAGCCGTCTGATTTTTTAACGGTGAAAGAAGCACTGGAAGCAGAAGGTATTGTCTTTATTTCAGCGGAAATCGAGATGATTCCATCCATGTATACGGAGCTTTCTGCTGATAATGAAGAGTTGTTTGACAAGATGCTCGAAGCACTGGAAGATGACGATGACGTGCAGGACATCTACCATAATGCGGCGGAGTAA